The nucleotide window ATGATTAAGGAGAAAGAAGCAATGAAAGGCGAGATGAATAAAAGGGTGTTATACGGCAGTGAAGATTTTATAGAAAAGGTGACTAAGAAATATAAAGTTGAAGCAGTGATAAAGCCGAAAGGGAGGCCAAGAAAGGATGAAGATGATGAAAAATAGAACCGTCCCATTTTTCCATTTTTCCCATTTTCCGAGGGGCTGAAGATAAGATGAATCCGCCTCAGGCGGATAAAATCTCTGTTGCAGCATCTTCTGTTGGCGGTCCCAACGGGATTCGAACCCGTGTTTTAGCCTTGAGAGGGCCACGTCCTAGACCGGACTAGACGATGGGACCATACTCAGAAGTTTAGAGTTAAAAGTTAGGAGTTAAGAGTTTTAAAACTTTTCACTTTTAACTTTCAACTTCTAACTTTGTTTTTACTGGGGAGAGAGGATTCGAACCCCTATAAACAGCTCCAGAGGCTGCCGTCCTGCCGTTGGACGACTCCCCAAAACAAGTAAAAAGTTAAAAGTTAGAAATTAAAAGTTAAACTCTTAACTCCTAACTTTAAACTCTTAACTCTAAATCTAAGTATATAAAATAATTGATATTGCCTGAACAAGTCAACTTGACTTTGCTGAAGGTTGCAAAACATCCTCCATATATGGAAAATGTATATGCTATGAAAAAATCAGTGTTTATCGCAATAGTCTTTTTTGTGATGGCTGCCGCCGCTTTTGCTCAGCCGAAGACTGATGTAAATATGAGGATAAGCAAACAGGACGGAGTTCTTCGCCTTGTATTTGAGTCTGAAGAAGCATTCCTGAAGAAGGCAAATGCCGCTGTATCAGGCCTGCAGCTCAATATTGAGTTCCCTTCAGCTTTTAACATCGCTTCCAGAAAAGGCATTAATCTGGATACTTCCATAAAGGAAAGAATCTTGACCGTTAATCTTAAGGAGCCTTTCGATATAAAAGTTTTGAGGCTTTCTTCTCCTGCGAGGTTTGTGATAGACATAGCGCCAAAGGCGGCGGCAGATATAAAACCGCAGCCGGATGTTGTGCCGGCGCAGAAAATTTATGTCATTGATCCGGGGCATGGAGGATATGATTTCGGCATTGCAGGCGCTGATCTTAAAGAAAAGGATATTGTTCTTTCTATTGCGAGGGAGATTGAAAGTTTGCTTATAAAGAAGGGCAAAAAGGTTTTTCTTACGAGGAAGAGTGACCAGTTTATGTCTATCAAAGACAGGGCAGTGTTCACAAACCAGAAATTCGCTGAAATATTTGTAAGCATCCATGTTTCATCAGGAGAGGGCTTTGCTTTATACGTTCCAAAGATCAGCGATGCAGGTTATGACCCTGCCGTGGCTTTGTACTCGTTAAGTTTGAGACAGCAAAAATATTTGCAGAAAAGCAGGGCGCTTGGCGATGGAATAGCAAAGGCAGTAAAAGAGGAATTTAATCTTAATGTCATACGAAGAGAGATGCCCCTGCCGATACTTAATTCTGCGGCCGCGCCTGCTGTCTTAATAGAAATTCCGTCATTTAAGGTTATGAATTATGACCAGAAGACCCGCGCAAGGCTTGCGGAGGCAATCATAAAAGGATTTTCTTATTATGGCCAGTAAAAAATATTTGTGGATACCGGCCTTCCTCCTGCTTTTTGCGGCAGGCATGACAGGAGGCTATTTTTATTTCTCAAAAAAGTTTCCTTCGCAGGCGAGGCCTGAGAAAGTGACAGAAGAAAGATCCATCAGCACAGTGGAAGACATGTTTACTCTCAGGATTTACTATCCTGTGAACGGAAGATTGCAGATGGAGGAGAGGAAGGCGCAGAAAAAGACAATTCAGATGACGGTTGCAGAGGCGGTGATAAGCGAATTTCTTAAAGGCCCTGTTAACGTAAGCGTTTCGGAAATACCCAAAGATACAAAGCTTATAGGTTTATACAGGGGTGATGACGGTATGCTCTATGTGGACCTGTCAGATGAATTCAGGAGAAACTTTGGCGGTGATGCGGCAGCAGAGTTTCTGCTGCTGAGAGGGTTATATGAGAGCCTTATATCTAATGTATATGATATAACTGATGTGAAAATATTGATTGAGGGGAGAGAAATGGAAAGCCTCGGAGGGCATTTATATCTTTCTTATCCGTTAAAGGATATAGTTTCTTCAGACTTGTCTGATTCGCTGAGGCGAACAGGAGACAAGGAGAATAATCTTAGCTCCCGATGAATGAGATAAATAACAACAGTCCTATAGGAGTCTTTGATTCCGGAGTGGGCGGGCTTACTGCCCTCAAGGAAATATTCAGGGTATTGCCGGATGAAAACACAATATACCTCGGAGATACAGCGAGAGTGCCTTACGGTATAAGGTCATCCGAAACCGTGACAAGGTATTCTTTTGAGAATGCGCAGTTTCTCGCGTCAAAGGGCATAAAACTTCTTGTTGTTGCGTGCAATACCGCATCCTCTGTCAGTCTTGAAGCAATAAGGAAAAGCGTGTCTGTTCCGGTTATCGGCGTTATAGAGCCGGGCGCGAGCGAGGCTGTAAAGAGCACGAGGAATAAAAAAATCGGCGTAATAGGAACGGAGGCGACTATCAGAAGCAGCGCATATAAGAAGGCAATAGAAGCGATTGACGGCAGTGTGCAGGTATTCGGATTTTCATGCCCTCTCTTTGTCCCTCTGGTTGAGGAAGGGTGGACAGAAGGAGAAATTGCAATGCTGGTTGCGGAAAAATACTTAAGAGAAGTGAAAGAAAAGGGCGTGGATACGCTTGTTTTGGGATGCACGCATTACCCCCTGCTTAAGAAGGTTATTTCAGAGGTTATAGGCTCTGATATAAGGCTTATTGATTCTGCTGTTGAGACAGCTAAGAGAACAGCCGGGACATTAAAAAAATACGGCATGGAGAGAAAACTGAAGGAAAAACCATTAAGGGAATTTTATGTCACCGATTCTCCTGAGCGGTTTGTAAAAGTAGGAGAAAGATTTCTTCAGCAGAAAATAGAACATATAGAAAAGATAGAAATATAAATTTGGAGGATAGATGAGGATTGACAATAGAGCAAACACAGACTTGAGAAAATTGAAAATCACAAGGGGATTTGTAGGGACAGCGGACGGCTCTGTGCTTATTGAGATGGGAAACACCAGGGTTATCTGCACGGCGTCAATAGAAGAAAAAGTCCCTCAGTTCCTGAAGGATCAGAAAAAAGGATGGGTAACCGCAGAGTATTCAATGCTGCCGAAGTCGTCTCATACCAGGATAGTGCGCGAGTCAAGCACGGGAAGGATTGGAGGAAGGACGCACGAGATACAGAGGCTTATAGGAAGGGCATTAAGGTCAGTTGTGGACCTTGGCATGCTCGGTGAAAGGACGGTATGGATAGACTGCGATGTAATAGAGGCGGACGGCAGTACAAGGACAGTGAGCATAACAGGCGCATTTATCTGTCTTGCGGATGCGCTCAGAAATGCTCTTAAAACCGGGATACTGGAAAGGATGCCGTTAAAAGATTATCTTGCGGCTGTCAGCGTAGGCATTGTGAATGGACAGCCTGTTCTGGACCTGAGTTATGCCGAGGATTCCATGGCAGAGGTTGATATGAATGTCGTTATGACAGGCAGCGGGAATTTTGTTGAGGTGCAGGGCACGGCAGAGGGAATCCCATTTTCAAGAAAGATACATGACAGGCTTATAGACCTGGCCGGAGACGGGATTAAGAAGCTGGTGGAAGTTCAGAAGAGTATTGTGAAAATTGATGACGTGCTGAGCTTTTAGATAATGTGGTAAAATATCGGGAATATATTCAAGGAGGAAGGTTTGAACAAGTATAGAAATGTCTTTGTCTGGATGCTGATGATAGTGATGACAATACTCCTCTTTAATCTCCTGAATGCGCCGAAGAAGGTTGAAGAGGAAATGATATTCTCCGAATTCATAGCAAAGCTTGACGCAGGGAGCGTTGAAGAGGTTGTTATAACGGAAAACTATGTAACAGGACGTTTGAGGGACGGGAAAAAGTTTAAAACATATCTGGCCGTATACCCTGACCTTGTGAAGGATTTGAAGGCAAAAGGAGTGAAGATTACCGCAAAGCCTCCTGACCAGAATCCGTGGTATGTGAATTTCTTCTTTTCGTGGGGGCCTATAATATTTCTTGTGCTCATATGGATATTCTTTATGCGGCAGATGCAGACAGGAGGAAATAAGGCGCTGTCCTTCGGGAAAAGCAAGGCAAAGCTGGTGTCTGATAAGGCTGTAAAGATAACCTTTGCCGATGTGGCGGGGGTAGAAGAAGCAAAAGAAGAGGTTCAGGAGGTAATAGATTTTCTCAAGTCGCCCCAGAAATTTTCAAAACTCGGAGGCAAGATACCCAAGGGCGTGCTCCTTGTAGGCGCTCCGGGCACAGGAAAGACCCTGCTTGCAAAGGCAATTGCAGGAGAAGCCGGAGTTCCGTTCTTTTCAATATCAGGCTCTGACTTTGTCGAGATGTTTGTAGGAGTCGGCGCATCACGAGTGAGGGATTTATTTGAACAGGCAAAGAAAAGCGCGCCGTGCATAATCTTTATTGATGAGATAGACGCTGTCGGCCGCCACAGGGGAGCAGGGATCGGCGGCGGGCATGACGAAAGAGAACAGACATTAAATCAGCTGTTGGTTGAGATGGATGGTTTTGAAGGGAACGCGGGCGTGATAATACTTGCAGCCACTAACAGGCCTGATGTGCTTGATCCGGCGCTTCTAAGGCCGGGCAGATTTGACAGGCAGGTTGTCGTGCCTGTGCCTGATGTTAAGGGAAGGCTCGAGATAATAAAGGTGCATACCAAGAATATACCGTTAGATGAAAACGTTAACCTTGAGGTTATTGCGAGAGGGACGCCCGGATTTACAGGCGCTGACCTTGCGAATCTTGTAAATGAGGCTGCGCTTCTTGCCGCAAGGAAATCAAAGAGCAATGTTGATATGTCTGATTTTGAGTTCGCAAAGGATAAAGTTCTCATGGGTGTTGAGCGGAAGAGCATGATAATAAGCGAGGAAGAAAAGAAGAACACTGCTTATCATGAGGCAGGGCATACGCTTGTGGCAAAGCTTACTCCGGGAACTGACCCTATACATAAGGTGAGCATCATTCCCCGCGGAAGGGCGCTCGGCGTAACACAGCAGCTTCCTATAGACGACAGATACACATATTCAAAGGACTATCTCTTAAAGGCGCTTACAGTTCTTCTTGGCGGAAGGGCGGCTGAAGAGATTGCCTTAAAGCATATGACCACAGGCGCAGGCAATGACCTTGAACGAGCTACCGAGCTTGCAAGGCGGATGGTTACGGAATGGGGCATGAGCGAAAAGCTCGGGCCGTTGACATTCGGCAAGAAAGACGAGCAGATATTCCTCGGAAGAGAGATAGCAAAACATAAAGACTACAGCGAAAAGACTGCTACGGACATTGACGAAGAGGTAAAACGCTTAGTCATTGAAGCGTATGAAAGGGCAAAGGCTATTGTTTCTGAGAATTTTGATTTCCTTGACGCCCTTGCAAAGGCGCTTCTTGAAAAAGAGACATTAGACGCCGTAGAGATAGAGGCGCTCGTAAAAGAATTTGAATCAAAAAAGGCTCTGCAGGTGTGAAGGCGCTGATTGTTTTCTTTAAGCACAGCTTACCATGCAACGCCAAAGCTCATGGATAGCGCGAAACTGCCACGCTATCCATGAGCTTTGTTATCAGTTGTACATGCTCACTAATTCGGTCCATGACTTGCCGAGGAGAGTAACTTGTAGAAGTTTATAAAAAAGCGATTCATAGTTCAGGCTTTAATTTTTCCTCATCGTTGTTATATTCAAGTAGAAAAATTCATTTAGCAATAATCCTCTCGCAACACTATATAGTGGTGGCTGCCCTCCACAGGCACAAAATATAGACACCACTTAATTTTATTAATTTTTTTCTTGACAAGCCCCCCCTTAACCCCTATATTAGTGGTAAAAAGTGGTAGAAGGTGGAGGGAAGATGCCTTCTTTTTCGGGAAAATATTACTATTCGGTAGACTCAAAGGGCAGAATCATCATACCTGCGCCTTTCAGGGAAATTATTTCCGCTAATTACAGCCCGAAACTTTACGTCGTCAATGCTGCTTTTGATAAGTGCCTTCATTTATACCCGCAAGAGGAATGGAACAGGCTTGAAGAAAGGGTGAGGGCCATGCCAAAGATGGATGAGGCAGTAAAGTTTTTCATGAGAAAGGTTATTGCATCCGCTGTTGAGATTGAACTGGATAAGCAGGGGAGAGTGCTTATTCCTGTTGCTCACAGAGAGGACTCAGGCATAAACGGAGAGATAGTTGTTGTCGGACAAATAGACAAGATAGAACTCTGGGACAGGAAAGAATGGGATGCAATGGTGGACCCTGCGAAGATAGACAAAAAGGCTGTTGAACAAAGACTTGTAAGCTACGGGCTTTAGAGGCGGTGAGTGTGAAGGTTATTCATCTCCCTGTGATGTTAAGGGAGGTGGTTATGTTGCTGAAACCAGTATCAGGGGGAGTATATGTTGATGCAACAGCCGGGCTTGGCGGTCACGCAGAAGAAATACTCAGGCATATCGGCAATGGAAGGCTTCTCGGCATTGACAGGGATGAAGAGGCTCTGGATATGGCAATGAAAAGAATTCCCGATAGCAGGCTTACCTTGAAGAAGGGGAAATTTTCTGATATCAGCAGGCTAACTGCGGAAGCAGGCATTTCAGAAGTGGACGGGATTTTATTGGACCTCGGCACATCCATGTTTCATCTCAAGACCGCTGAAAGAGGTTTCAGTTTTTTTTCAGAAGAGCCTTTGGATATGAGGATGGACAGGGAACAGGAAATTACAGCAGCGTACATTGTCAATAAATATCCTGAAAAAGAGATAAGCAGAATTTTGTGGGAGTACGGCGAAGAAAAACTCTCACGGAAAATAGCAAGGTCAGTTATTGATTACAGGGCCGAAAAGAAAATAGATACCTGCGCTGAACTGTCAGATATTGTTTACAGGGTTTACAGGAAAAGGGGGAAGCATCATCCTGCAACAAAGACCTTTCAGGCGTTGAGGATTGCTGTGAATGATGAACTCAATGAACTCAGAAAAGGGCTTAATGAGGCGGCAGGCATTCTTAAGAGCGGAGGCAGGCTGTGTGTTATTTCATATCATTCGCTTGAGGACAGGATAGTAAAGAACTTTATAAGGGATGGACATAAACAGGGTGGATTAAGGATGTTAACCAAAAAACCCATGGCCCCTTCAGACGAAGAAGTAAGATTCAATCCGTCAGCGAGGAGCGCAAAATTAAGAGGAGCGGAAAAAATATGAGTCATGTGAACCGAAGCGGTATTTTTTCTTTCTTCCTGGTCCCTCTGTCTGTAGCGCTTATTTTGTTCGGCATCTTCTCAATTGTATGGCTGAGGTCCAGTGTAAGGACCGCAGAATACGGTATTGCCGCGCTGGACCACAGGAGGATGGAAATCCTCAGGGACAGAAAGACTCTGATGGCAGAAAAGGCAGGCCTTCTGTCAATACAGAGCGTTAAAAGCAAGGGCAGCCCCGAGCGGCTCGGGGCTTTGGTTTTCCCTGACAGGATAAAAGTAGTCTATGTGAAAAAGGATGGGAAGAACACCCCGTTCAAGGCATCTTTAGAGGGGAGGCAGTTGTCAGGGCCTTAGCCTGTAATTAAGAAGGGATGAATGAGGAAAAGAGCGATAATTCTTAATACCGCAATAATCTTTGGTTTTGTTGCGGTATTTTTGCGTCTTGTGGATTTGATGGTACTTAACCACGGCAGGTTTTCCGAGAGGGCCAGGATACAACAAATCAAACAAGAGGATATACAGGTAAGGCGCGGATTGATATTTGACAGAAGGGGAAGGGAGCTTGGGGTGAATCTTGAGGTGGAGTCATTGTTTTGCGACCCTGCAGCAATGGTCTCTCCGCAGACTGCGGCTTATGACATTTCAGGAGTTATAGGGAAAAAGCCCGAGGCAATGCTTGCAAAGTTTTCTTCCAAGGGTAGGTTTGTCTGGGTGGAAAGAAAGCTTAATACTGAAACAGCGGAAAAAATAAAAAAAATGGATATAAAAGGGCTTGGTTTTATGCCCGATGCAAAGAGATTTTATCCGAAAGGCAAGCTTGCTTCTCACGTTATCGGCGCTGTTGGCATTGATAATCAGGCGCTTGAAGGCGTTGAACTAAAATACAATAAATTTTTAAGAACACCCGGAGGAAAGATCCTTGTTATGAGGGATGCAAGAGGCAGGACGCTTTCTGCAGGCGTGGATATAGAGTCAAAAGGCAACAATGTGTTTTTGACAATAGATGAAGGGCTTCAGTATATAGCTGAAAAAGAGCTTGATAATGCAATGGCGCAATGGCGGGCGTCTGCCGCAACCATAATAATGATGGATCCATTCACAGGCGAGCTATTGGCATTTGCAAACAGGCCTGCCTATGATCCAAATTCCGCAGCATATGCAAAGGACTTTGAAAAAAGAAACAGGGCCATAACAGACATTTATGAGCCGGGCTCTACCTTCAAGATAATTGTCGGCGCCGCAGCTATTGAAGAGGGGATTGTAAAATTAGACACAAAATTTGACTGTAGTAAGGGCGCTGTTTCAATTGGCGGATCTGTCATTCATGACGCGCATAAACACGGCGTGCTCACATTCAAAGAGGTGATACAGAAGTCTTCAAATGTCGGCAGCACAATGATAGGCATGCAGCTTGGAAAGGAAAATGTATATAAGTATGCAAAGCTCTTTGGTTTTGGAGAAAAAACAGGCATAGACCTGCCTGGCGAAGTATCAGGCTGGATAAGGCTGCCTGAAAAGTGGTCGGCCGGGTCTATAGGAGCAATATCAATAGGTCAGGAGGTTGCAGTTACGCCGCTTCAGATTCTGAGGGCTTACTCAGCGATAGCAAACGGAGGCGTTCTTGTTACACCTCATGTAGTGTCGGAAATAAGGTCTCCGGATGAGGTCCCTGTGTATTCATTCAACTCCAAGGGAAACAAGAGGGCTATCTCAAAAAAGACAGCAGAAATATTTAAGGATATATTAAAGACAGTCGCAGAGGAAGGCGGGACAGGCAAAAGCGCCTCTGTTGAGGGCAATCACGTTGCAGGCAAAACAGGGACAGCGCAGATTATAGACCCCAGGACAAAGAGATATTCAAAGGAAAAATATGTTGGTTCATTTGTCGGGTTCGTTCCTGCAGACAATCCCATGATAGCAATGATTGTTGTTATTTATGAGCCGAAGGGGCAGATTTACGGAGGGGTTATTGCCGCTCCTGTTTTTAAAGAGATTGCAAAACAATCGCTTTCGTATCTTAATGTGCCGAGGGAAGATGTCGGAGAAAAGAATATTTTGGTGGTTGAGAGGAGATGAGTTGGAGAGGCAGGATTCCAGTTCTGTCATTGCGATGAGCGAAGCGAAGAAGCAATCCTTGTTCCCTATAGAGATTGCCGCGCCTTCGGCTCGCAATGACAAATTAAGCCGTTACAACATTTATGAAAGCTGGGATAGATGAACTTGAAGGCGCTTATAAAAGATATGGAGATAAAAGAGATGACAGGCAGCACGGATATTGAGATAACGGGAATCGCCTATGACTCAAGAAAGGTCAAGGCAGGCGATGTCTTTGTTGCCGCAAAGGGCGAAAAGTGTGACGGCCATGATTTTATCAGTGATGCGGTTAAGAAAGGCGCAGTTGCAGTAGTGCATGAAGAACATGAGAATAAGCTTTTAGCTGACAGCTATCAGCTTACAGCTATCAAAGTCAGTGACAGCAGGAAGTCTCTCGCGTATCTTTCCAATAATTTTTATGAGAGGCCGTCCGATAAGTTGACTGTCATTGGCGTAACTGGAACTAATGGAAAGACAACGGCAACGTATCTTATAAAGTCCATTCTTGAGGTATGGGGAAAAGATGCCGGGCTGATAGGCACTATAAATTATCTCGTGAAAGACAGGCATTATGACGCCCCTCATACCACGCCTGAGGCGCTTGAGTTTCAGGCTGTATTGAACGAGATGGTTTCAGCGGGGTGCAGCCATGTAGTGACAGAAGTATCATCCCATGCGCTTGCTCAGAAGCGGGTGGACTATACGGGTTTCAGTGTTGCAGTTTTCACAAATCTTACAAGAGACCATCTGGATTTTCATATAACGATGGAGGAATATTTCAGGGCAAAGGAAAGACTGTTTAAAGAACTTCTTTTGAAAGACGGGACGTCTGTAATAAATTTTGACGATATATGGGGAAGAAGATTAATCTCTGAACTCCGAACTCCGAACTCCGGACTTAAAGATGTGCTGACATACGGCATTGAAGCAGGAGCGGATATTGTTGCAGAGAATATTAAAAACTCATTTGACGGACTTATGTTTGATATTAATTTCAACGGCAGGACATACAATGTTCAGTCTCCGCTTATAGGTATTTACAATGTCTACAACATACTCTCTGCCATAGGCGCTGCCGTGAGCCTGAATGTGCCGTGGGATATGATAATAAGCGGAATAAAGAATATGGATTCTGTAAAGGGAAGATTTCAAAAGGTTGACTTCGGACAGAATTTTCTCTGCATAGTTGACTATGCTCACACAGAAGATGCGCTTGAAAGGCTGATATGCGCTGCCAGAGAACTGATAAAACAGTCGGGAGTCGGGAGTCGGGAGTTTTCAAACTCCGAACTCCGAACTCCGAACAGTCCACGTATTATTACTGTCTTTGGCTGCGGCGGCGACAGGGACAGGGGAAAGAGGCCGCGAATGGCAGCGATAGCAACAAAACTGAGCGATTATGTTGTGATAACCTCTGATAATCCACGCAGCGAAGAACCTATGGAGATAATAAAAGAGATAGAGAAGGGCGCATTGAGGATGAATTATACAATTGAACCCGACAGGGAGAAGGCTATTCAAAAGGCGGTGGAGGCTGCAGAAGAAGGCGATATACTCCTGATTGCAGGAAAGGGCCACGAGGATTATCAGGAGATAAAAGGCTTAAGGCATAAATTCAGCGACATGGAGATAGCGGAGAAAGCGATAAGGAGATTATGGCGATTTTGACAGTTGAAGATGTTATCAATGCAACAGGCGGCCGCATTGTCTATAAAAACAGCAACTTCCATCCGTTTACGGGCGTATCCATAGATTCACGGACAATAGGAGACGGAGAGATATTTGTTGCATTGCGCGGCGTAAGATTTGACGGGCATGATTTTATTTATAAGGCGCTTGAAAGAGGAAGCGGAGCGCTGGTGAATTTCCCTCCGGCAGAGCACCTGAAAGGCAAGACGATAATATATGTGAAAAACACTCTCAGAGCGCTGCAGGATATCGCCCGTTATGTTCGCATGAGAAGCAATATTCCCGTTATAGGCATAACGGGGACAAACGGAAAGACAACGACAAAAGAATTGACAGCATCAATCCTGAGCACAAAATACAGGGTTCATAAGAATACAGGCAATCTCAATAATCAGATTGGCCTTCCCCTGAGTCTTATAAAGCTTCGTCCTGATGATGAATTTAGCGTTCTTGAGATGGGTGCGAGCTCTCCAGGAGACATAAGAGAATTGTGCGGGATTGCAGCTCCTGATTGCGGTGTTGTGACAAACATAGGATCTGGACATCTTGAGGGTTTTGGGAGTCTTGAAGCAGTCAGAAATACAAAGCTTGAACTCCTTGATACTGTGAAAAAAGTTGTAGTAAGAGCTGATGACACATTCCTTATGCATGGGGTTTCAGGATATCAGGGCGAAGTTATTACATTCGGCATGGAGAATAAGGCTGATGTATTTGCAAAAGATATCAGAATGAAGGATAGAGGCTCTGATTTTCTGCTCTGTTTTGGTGAAAGTAACTGCATAGAGATAAAATTGAATATACCCGGAGCTTTTAATATCTATAATGCGCTTGCCGCTTCGGCTGTAGGACAGGTCTTCAATATTGATCCTCGCGATATTAAAACCGGGCTCGAATCTTTTAAAGGCGTTCCTATGAGGCTTGAGATTAAGGAATTATTCGGAGCAACAGTTATAAGCGATGTATATAATGCTAACCCGGCATCAATGGAAGAGGCAATAAAAGAACTTGTCCGCCTCAGGCAGATGAAGAAAGGAAGGGCTATCGCTGTTCTCGGGGATATGCTTGAACTTGGAGCGTATGCAGAGGAGGCGCACAGAAAAATCGGAGAGTGGATGTCAGCGCTTCCGATAGACATATTTATAGGGGTCGGGCCTTTGATGGCTATAACACATTCAGAGTTTGTCAAAACAGGAAGGCAGTCCTTCAGTGTCTCTACTTCGGAAGAAGCAGGAAGGATACTGACGGGGCTCTGCAGGGAAGGCGACACAATCGTTGTGAAGGGTTCAAGGGGAATGGGGATGGAAAAAGTTTTGGAAATAAACCCCGTTAGAGATGTATCTCTAAACGGGGTAAATAAAGAGGCAGAGAATGCTTTATAATTTTCTTTACAGTCTGAACACATGGTTTTCACCGCTGAATGTTTTCAGATATATAACATTCAGGAGCGCGCTTGCAGTTCTTACGGCAATGCTTATTACATTTATCCTCGGGCCGAAGGTTATAAAAAGGCTCGGCAGGTTCAGTGTAACGCAACAGGTGAGAGATGACGGTCCTCAGACGCATCTTGGCAAGACAGGGACCCCCA belongs to Nitrospirota bacterium and includes:
- a CDS encoding UDP-N-acetylmuramoyl-L-alanyl-D-glutamate--2,6-diaminopimelate ligase; amino-acid sequence: MNLKALIKDMEIKEMTGSTDIEITGIAYDSRKVKAGDVFVAAKGEKCDGHDFISDAVKKGAVAVVHEEHENKLLADSYQLTAIKVSDSRKSLAYLSNNFYERPSDKLTVIGVTGTNGKTTATYLIKSILEVWGKDAGLIGTINYLVKDRHYDAPHTTPEALEFQAVLNEMVSAGCSHVVTEVSSHALAQKRVDYTGFSVAVFTNLTRDHLDFHITMEEYFRAKERLFKELLLKDGTSVINFDDIWGRRLISELRTPNSGLKDVLTYGIEAGADIVAENIKNSFDGLMFDINFNGRTYNVQSPLIGIYNVYNILSAIGAAVSLNVPWDMIISGIKNMDSVKGRFQKVDFGQNFLCIVDYAHTEDALERLICAARELIKQSGVGSREFSNSELRTPNSPRIITVFGCGGDRDRGKRPRMAAIATKLSDYVVITSDNPRSEEPMEIIKEIEKGALRMNYTIEPDREKAIQKAVEAAEEGDILLIAGKGHEDYQEIKGLRHKFSDMEIAEKAIRRLWRF
- a CDS encoding UDP-N-acetylmuramoyl-tripeptide--D-alanyl-D-alanine ligase produces the protein MAILTVEDVINATGGRIVYKNSNFHPFTGVSIDSRTIGDGEIFVALRGVRFDGHDFIYKALERGSGALVNFPPAEHLKGKTIIYVKNTLRALQDIARYVRMRSNIPVIGITGTNGKTTTKELTASILSTKYRVHKNTGNLNNQIGLPLSLIKLRPDDEFSVLEMGASSPGDIRELCGIAAPDCGVVTNIGSGHLEGFGSLEAVRNTKLELLDTVKKVVVRADDTFLMHGVSGYQGEVITFGMENKADVFAKDIRMKDRGSDFLLCFGESNCIEIKLNIPGAFNIYNALAASAVGQVFNIDPRDIKTGLESFKGVPMRLEIKELFGATVISDVYNANPASMEEAIKELVRLRQMKKGRAIAVLGDMLELGAYAEEAHRKIGEWMSALPIDIFIGVGPLMAITHSEFVKTGRQSFSVSTSEEAGRILTGLCREGDTIVVKGSRGMGMEKVLEINPVRDVSLNGVNKEAENAL